A single region of the Changchengzhania lutea genome encodes:
- the purB gene encoding adenylosuccinate lyase gives MSLSSLNAISPIDGRYRNKVNELAAFFSEEALIKYRVLIEIEYFIALCEIPLPQLDGVDNNKFKDLRAIYSNFSTEDALVIKKIEAVTNHDVKAVEYFIKEKFDALGLAPYKEFIHFGLTSQDINNTAIPLSIKEAINEVYVPEYLKVLNTLKSLANDWADISMLARTHGQPASPTRLGKEINVFVVRLEEQFNLLNDIPSAAKFGGATGNFNAHHVAYPDVDWKVFGGHFVQEKLGLQHSFPTTQIEHYDHLAALFDSLKRINTILIDLDRDIWTYVSMDYFKQRIKAGEVGSSAMPHKVNPIDFENSEGNLGMANAVFEHLSAKLPISRLQRDLTDSTVLRNVGVPLAHTIIGFKATIKGLGKLLLNEPKFAADLENNWAVVAEAIQTILRREAYPNPYEALKGLTRTNEKINQNSIANFIDTLEVSNTIKEELKRITPSNYTGI, from the coding sequence ATGTCATTATCATCGCTTAATGCTATATCTCCAATTGATGGTCGCTATAGAAACAAAGTCAACGAATTAGCAGCATTTTTTTCTGAAGAGGCACTTATTAAATACCGTGTACTTATAGAAATAGAGTATTTTATTGCGTTGTGTGAAATTCCTTTACCTCAGCTTGATGGCGTAGATAACAATAAATTTAAAGATTTAAGAGCCATTTATTCTAACTTTTCTACGGAAGATGCCTTAGTTATAAAAAAAATAGAAGCCGTCACCAATCATGATGTTAAGGCGGTAGAATATTTTATTAAAGAAAAATTTGATGCCTTAGGCTTGGCACCTTATAAAGAGTTTATCCATTTCGGATTAACCTCCCAAGATATTAATAATACAGCCATACCGTTAAGCATAAAGGAAGCTATTAACGAGGTTTATGTGCCTGAATATTTAAAGGTTCTCAATACACTTAAATCGTTGGCGAATGATTGGGCAGATATTTCGATGTTAGCCAGAACACATGGGCAACCGGCATCTCCTACCCGATTGGGAAAAGAAATAAACGTATTTGTGGTTCGCCTTGAAGAACAATTTAATTTATTGAATGATATCCCGAGTGCAGCAAAATTTGGTGGCGCAACTGGTAATTTCAATGCGCATCATGTGGCATATCCCGATGTGGATTGGAAAGTATTTGGTGGTCATTTTGTACAGGAAAAACTAGGACTACAACACTCGTTCCCGACTACTCAAATAGAACATTACGATCATTTAGCAGCTCTTTTTGATAGTTTAAAACGTATTAACACGATATTGATTGATTTAGACCGTGATATATGGACTTACGTTTCTATGGATTATTTTAAACAAAGAATTAAGGCCGGCGAAGTTGGTAGTTCGGCCATGCCACATAAAGTCAATCCGATTGATTTTGAAAATAGCGAAGGTAACTTAGGGATGGCAAATGCTGTTTTTGAGCATTTATCTGCCAAATTGCCTATTTCTAGATTACAACGCGATTTGACCGACAGTACTGTTTTAAGAAATGTTGGCGTGCCACTAGCACACACGATTATTGGTTTTAAAGCTACTATAAAAGGATTGGGGAAATTACTTTTAAATGAACCTAAGTTTGCTGCAGACTTGGAGAATAATTGGGCTGTGGTTGCCGAGGCCATTCAAACGATATTGCGAAGAGAAGCTTATCCTAATCCATACGAAGCTTTAAAAGGCTTAACGAGAACCAACGAAAAGATAAACCAGAATTCTATTGCAAACTTTATTGACACCCTAGAAGTTAGCAACACAATAAAAGAAGAATTGAAACGTATTACTCCAAGTAACTATACAGGTATATAA
- a CDS encoding DUF4252 domain-containing protein, with protein MQRTIKYLLLTLIAAFTLESCNSGESLQTYFVDNQESGNFISQDIPLSMVKLDQSQFTEEQKEAYNSVSRLNFLGYKSDSTNAETFNAELSKVKAILKDDKYNDLMEFSDKGNKVIVKYIGDDDEADEVIVFGSSKELGFAIVRVLGDDMSPEKMATLVSALQTADFDTSQLEGVVDFFK; from the coding sequence ATGCAACGAACAATCAAATATTTACTATTAACCCTAATTGCAGCTTTCACTTTAGAAAGCTGCAATAGCGGTGAAAGTTTGCAAACTTATTTTGTAGACAATCAGGAGTCGGGTAATTTTATTTCACAGGACATTCCATTATCTATGGTAAAATTAGACCAGTCTCAATTTACCGAAGAACAGAAAGAAGCTTACAATTCTGTAAGCCGACTAAATTTTCTAGGTTACAAGTCAGACAGTACTAATGCGGAAACCTTTAATGCGGAATTATCAAAGGTAAAAGCCATCTTAAAAGATGACAAGTACAATGATTTAATGGAGTTTAGCGACAAAGGCAATAAAGTCATCGTTAAATATATTGGGGATGATGATGAAGCGGATGAGGTCATCGTTTTTGGAAGCTCAAAAGAATTAGGTTTTGCTATTGTGCGCGTGCTAGGAGATGATATGAGTCCTGAAAAAATGGCCACTTTAGTGAGTGCTTTACAGACTGCAGATTTTGATACCTCTCAACTTGAGGGTGTCGTGGATTTCTTCAAATAA
- a CDS encoding DUF4252 domain-containing protein, with translation MKTLNKLNTMKNKMIVLVMVIMLLPITGMAQSNIFEKYSDNSDVTYVSIKPKMFQMIAKMGMDIEDAEARAYMDMVKSITSFRTIVTDNKTISADITKWVKSRSSSLEELMEVKDDGTEVKFYVKEGKDADHVKELLIFVSGIDKAMKGNGVEINGEQRHIETVVVSLTGDIDLNEISKLTDKMNIPGGKHLEKKKI, from the coding sequence ATGAAAACTTTAAATAAATTAAATACAATGAAAAACAAAATGATCGTGTTAGTAATGGTAATAATGTTGTTACCAATAACTGGAATGGCACAGAGCAATATATTTGAAAAATATAGCGATAACTCAGATGTCACGTATGTATCTATTAAACCTAAAATGTTTCAAATGATAGCCAAAATGGGTATGGATATTGAAGATGCAGAAGCACGAGCTTATATGGACATGGTGAAAAGCATCACCAGTTTTAGAACTATTGTTACGGATAACAAAACTATTTCAGCAGACATTACCAAATGGGTAAAATCACGTTCTAGTTCATTAGAAGAATTAATGGAAGTAAAGGACGATGGAACAGAAGTTAAGTTTTATGTTAAGGAAGGCAAAGATGCAGACCACGTAAAAGAACTTTTAATCTTTGTAAGCGGTATCGATAAAGCTATGAAAGGCAATGGTGTTGAAATTAACGGCGAACAAAGACATATTGAAACGGTAGTCGTATCACTTACAGGAGACATCGATTTAAACGAAATCTCTAAGCTTACAGATAAAATGAACATTCCAGGTGGGAAGCATTTAGAGAAGAAAAAAATATAA
- a CDS encoding RNA polymerase sigma factor, producing the protein MTQTEFLNIVMPFKDKVFRLAKRLLISTEEAEDATQEILLKLWNNKKKIQGYKNVEAFSMTMTKNFCFDKLKSKQAQNLKIVHSNYEEKNTPLQTQIEQKDSVSWVSKIIGDLPEQQRLVIQLRDIEDYDYDEIAKMLDMNNTAVRVTLSRARKTIREKLTNTHNYGIK; encoded by the coding sequence ATGACTCAGACAGAGTTTTTAAATATTGTAATGCCTTTTAAAGATAAGGTCTTTCGTTTAGCCAAACGATTGCTCATATCTACGGAAGAAGCGGAAGATGCCACGCAGGAGATATTATTGAAATTGTGGAATAATAAAAAAAAGATTCAAGGCTATAAAAATGTTGAAGCTTTTTCTATGACCATGACAAAGAATTTTTGTTTTGATAAATTAAAATCTAAACAAGCACAAAATTTAAAAATCGTCCATAGTAATTATGAAGAAAAAAACACACCCTTACAAACACAGATTGAACAAAAGGACAGTGTAAGTTGGGTGTCAAAAATAATTGGAGATTTACCAGAGCAACAACGCTTGGTTATTCAATTAAGGGATATAGAAGATTACGATTACGATGAGATTGCCAAAATGCTTGATATGAACAATACAGCAGTACGCGTAACCTTATCTAGAGCAAGAAAAACAATAAGAGAAAAATTAACTAATACACATAATTATGGTATTAAATGA
- a CDS encoding S41 family peptidase, whose translation MKTLKPLIILLIVSFISTSCFKDNDDNLISPNGVKDFVWKGMNLYYLYKENIPELSNDAFGINTINNRYGVTASYESFLEGFSSPEALFTSLKYQPETVDRFSWIVDDYFELERQFNGISKTNGMEFSLYASPNTSNGVFGVIRLVLPNTDADNKNLKRGHIFYGVDGINLYYNSATDNNFSLFNSDTYTLNLGVVNDNGTPETDDDTIDSSGESITISKAEYTENPVYKTDILNIGGENIGYLMYNGFVNNFETELNNAFGEFKSNNIQQLVLDLRYNPGGRVSTATLLASMITGQFTGDIFEKLIYNDNLQNNNTTYNFSNNFNGGSLNNLNLNKVYVLTTDRSASASEGLINGLDPYIEVIQIGDNTTGKTQASITIYDSADFGRQGANPSHTYAMQPLVAIGVNKNNLAVPSTGLVPEIPLKEDAFNLGVLGDVNEPLLAAALAEIENGTGKMQSITFKVRTPLKLLKDSNDFYPNKGGMIID comes from the coding sequence ATGAAAACTTTGAAGCCCCTAATTATTCTTTTAATAGTATCCTTTATTAGTACAAGTTGCTTTAAGGATAATGATGATAATCTTATTTCTCCAAACGGTGTAAAAGATTTTGTTTGGAAAGGCATGAATTTATATTATCTATATAAAGAAAACATTCCAGAACTGTCAAATGATGCTTTTGGTATTAATACCATTAATAACAGGTATGGTGTTACTGCAAGCTATGAGAGTTTTTTAGAGGGGTTTTCTTCCCCTGAAGCCTTATTTACAAGTTTAAAATACCAACCTGAAACCGTTGACCGGTTTAGTTGGATTGTAGATGATTATTTTGAATTAGAGCGCCAATTTAACGGTATTTCTAAAACTAATGGCATGGAATTCAGTTTATATGCTTCTCCAAATACTTCCAATGGCGTTTTTGGTGTGATTAGACTGGTTCTTCCTAATACGGACGCTGATAATAAAAATTTAAAAAGAGGCCATATTTTTTATGGGGTTGATGGTATCAACCTCTATTATAACTCAGCTACAGATAATAACTTTTCATTATTTAATTCAGACACCTACACCCTAAACCTTGGTGTTGTAAATGATAATGGCACACCAGAAACCGATGACGATACTATTGATTCTAGTGGAGAAAGCATCACGATAAGTAAAGCTGAATACACCGAAAACCCAGTATATAAAACTGATATTTTAAATATTGGGGGAGAGAATATTGGTTATCTTATGTACAATGGTTTTGTTAACAATTTTGAAACAGAACTTAACAATGCTTTTGGAGAATTCAAGTCCAACAATATTCAGCAATTAGTATTGGATCTACGCTATAATCCTGGTGGGAGAGTGAGTACCGCTACCCTTTTAGCAAGTATGATTACAGGGCAATTCACTGGAGATATTTTTGAAAAATTGATCTATAATGATAACTTACAGAATAATAATACAACCTATAATTTTTCTAATAATTTTAATGGTGGAAGCTTAAACAATCTTAATCTCAATAAAGTATATGTACTTACTACTGATAGATCTGCATCTGCCAGCGAAGGTTTAATTAATGGTTTAGACCCATATATAGAGGTTATTCAAATTGGAGACAATACTACTGGAAAAACACAGGCATCCATTACTATATATGATTCAGCCGATTTTGGCAGACAAGGTGCCAACCCAAGTCATACCTACGCTATGCAACCGCTAGTTGCCATTGGTGTAAATAAGAACAATTTAGCCGTACCAAGCACGGGTTTAGTACCAGAAATTCCTTTAAAGGAAGATGCCTTTAATTTAGGTGTTTTAGGTGATGTGAATGAACCCTTATTAGCAGCGGCATTAGCAGAGATCGAAAACGGAACGGGCAAAATGCAGTCTATTACATTTAAAGTACGCACCCCTTTAAAACTATTAAAGGATAGCAATGATTTTTACCCTAATAAAGGTGGAATGATTATAGATTAA
- a CDS encoding Dph6-related ATP pyrophosphatase, with protein sequence MKKHKTYFNWSSGKDSALALYHLLQDEHYAVDELITTVSSHYNRVSMHGLRKELLIAQTNALNIKASIIELPEMPSMAVYEQKVTEIVLRLKKEGFTYSAFGDIFLEDLRSYRENQLAKVGLKTVFPIWKRDTKELLNEFLDLDFKTIIVCANSKYFNKDFVGTIIDKHFIDNLPEGVDPCGENGEFHTFCFDGPIFKKPIPFTIGEKVYREYDNPNTDDAICKSDKYGVWYCDLIPE encoded by the coding sequence TTGAAAAAACACAAAACCTACTTCAATTGGAGTTCTGGCAAGGATTCTGCATTAGCACTCTACCACTTACTACAAGACGAACATTATGCCGTAGATGAATTAATCACTACGGTTAGCAGTCATTACAACCGCGTATCTATGCACGGGCTTAGAAAAGAGTTATTGATTGCGCAAACCAATGCCCTTAATATTAAAGCGAGTATTATTGAACTTCCAGAAATGCCAAGTATGGCCGTTTACGAGCAGAAAGTGACCGAAATCGTTTTGAGATTGAAAAAAGAAGGCTTTACCTATAGTGCATTTGGCGATATATTTCTTGAAGATTTAAGAAGTTATCGAGAAAATCAATTGGCAAAAGTGGGTTTGAAAACGGTTTTTCCTATTTGGAAAAGAGATACGAAGGAACTGTTAAATGAATTCTTGGACTTAGACTTTAAAACCATTATTGTGTGTGCCAATTCTAAATATTTTAATAAAGACTTTGTTGGTACTATTATCGATAAGCATTTTATTGACAATTTACCAGAAGGTGTGGATCCTTGCGGGGAAAACGGCGAGTTTCACACCTTTTGCTTTGACGGCCCTATTTTTAAAAAGCCGATCCCGTTTACTATTGGTGAGAAAGTATATCGTGAATATGACAATCCAAACACGGACGATGCTATCTGCAAAAGTGATAAATATGGAGTTTGGTATTGCGATTTAATTCCTGAATGA